In Hevea brasiliensis isolate MT/VB/25A 57/8 chromosome 13, ASM3005281v1, whole genome shotgun sequence, a single genomic region encodes these proteins:
- the LOC110671841 gene encoding 11-beta-hydroxysteroid dehydrogenase-like 4A isoform X1 has protein sequence MDLVHKVLNILLPPISTILLLCFFPLYLVFKFLYYIKRHIFSENVSGKVVLITGAASGIGEQISYEYAKRGACLVLVDIKEDRLGAVVEKARNLGSPDVIAVGADVSKVEDSERFVRAAVDHFGRLDHLVNNAGIGVSGQLKDMKNLLPRRVMDVNFWGTIYSTHFALPHLTKSKGKIIVIASTLGWYPAPKLGFYVASKAAVINFYESLRSEIGGDVGITIVTPGLIKSEMSDNLAKKGKVDLIIPLESKEACAKAIVKSGCRGDKYLVEPSWIRVLYPCKVLYPEVVEFCNHWAIYRRQVASKSSLTQSPQPKIE, from the exons ATGGATTTGGTTCACAAGGTGTTGAACATTCTACTTCCTCCTATAAGTACCATCCTGCTCCTATGTTTCTTCCCACTCTATCTTGTATTCAAGTTTCTTTATTACATAAAAAGGCATATATTCAGCGAAAATGTGTCTGGAAAAGTGGTGCTCATCACAGGAGCAGCCTCAGGAATTGGCGAG CAAATTAGCTATGAGTACGCTAAGAGAGGAGCTTGTTTAGTCTTGGTTGACATAAAAGAGGATCGTCTTGGAGCAGTTGTTGAGAAGGCAAGAAATCTTGGCTCCCCAGATGTCATAGCAGTCGGTGCAGATGTTTCTAAGGTGGAAGATTCTGAGAGATTTGTTCGTGCAGCAGTGGACCATTTTGGTAGAT TGGATCATCTGGTGAACAATGCTGGAATTGGAGTATCAGGCCAATTAAAGGACATGAAAAATTTACTACCCCGTCGAGTTATG GACGTAAACTTTTGGGGTACAATTTACAGCACCCATTTTGCCCTCCCACATCTGACGAAGAGCAAAGGCAAAATCATCGTGATTGCCTCAACTCTGGGATGGTACCCTGCTCCGAAGCTGGGTTTCTATGTT GCAAGCAAAGCAGCAGTAATAAACTTCTATGAGTCCCTGAGAAGTGAAATTGGTGGGGATGTTGGCATTACAATTGTAACTCCTGGCCTGATAAAGTCGGAAATGTCTGATAACCTGGCAAAAAAG GGAAAAGTAGATTTGATTATTCCATTAGAGTCTAAAGAGGCATGTGCAAAGGCAATAGTGAAAAGTGGCTGCCGTGGAGATAAGTACTTGGTGGAGCCATCATGGATTAGGGTGCTGTATCCGTGCAAGGTTCTGTATCCTGAGGTGGTGGAGTTTTGCAACCACTGGGCTATTTACAGAAGGCAAGTGGCTTCAAAGAGCAGCTTAACCCAATCTCCTCAGCCCAAGATAGAATGA
- the LOC110671841 gene encoding 11-beta-hydroxysteroid dehydrogenase-like 6 isoform X2, translating to MCLEKWCSSQEQPQELASYEYAKRGACLVLVDIKEDRLGAVVEKARNLGSPDVIAVGADVSKVEDSERFVRAAVDHFGRLDHLVNNAGIGVSGQLKDMKNLLPRRVMDVNFWGTIYSTHFALPHLTKSKGKIIVIASTLGWYPAPKLGFYVASKAAVINFYESLRSEIGGDVGITIVTPGLIKSEMSDNLAKKGKVDLIIPLESKEACAKAIVKSGCRGDKYLVEPSWIRVLYPCKVLYPEVVEFCNHWAIYRRQVASKSSLTQSPQPKIE from the exons ATGTGTCTGGAAAAGTGGTGCTCATCACAGGAGCAGCCTCAGGAATTGGCGAG CTATGAGTACGCTAAGAGAGGAGCTTGTTTAGTCTTGGTTGACATAAAAGAGGATCGTCTTGGAGCAGTTGTTGAGAAGGCAAGAAATCTTGGCTCCCCAGATGTCATAGCAGTCGGTGCAGATGTTTCTAAGGTGGAAGATTCTGAGAGATTTGTTCGTGCAGCAGTGGACCATTTTGGTAGAT TGGATCATCTGGTGAACAATGCTGGAATTGGAGTATCAGGCCAATTAAAGGACATGAAAAATTTACTACCCCGTCGAGTTATG GACGTAAACTTTTGGGGTACAATTTACAGCACCCATTTTGCCCTCCCACATCTGACGAAGAGCAAAGGCAAAATCATCGTGATTGCCTCAACTCTGGGATGGTACCCTGCTCCGAAGCTGGGTTTCTATGTT GCAAGCAAAGCAGCAGTAATAAACTTCTATGAGTCCCTGAGAAGTGAAATTGGTGGGGATGTTGGCATTACAATTGTAACTCCTGGCCTGATAAAGTCGGAAATGTCTGATAACCTGGCAAAAAAG GGAAAAGTAGATTTGATTATTCCATTAGAGTCTAAAGAGGCATGTGCAAAGGCAATAGTGAAAAGTGGCTGCCGTGGAGATAAGTACTTGGTGGAGCCATCATGGATTAGGGTGCTGTATCCGTGCAAGGTTCTGTATCCTGAGGTGGTGGAGTTTTGCAACCACTGGGCTATTTACAGAAGGCAAGTGGCTTCAAAGAGCAGCTTAACCCAATCTCCTCAGCCCAAGATAGAATGA
- the LOC110671929 gene encoding recQ-mediated genome instability protein 1 has product MPRRRLMLNSYSDEDEDQENQLQEQDHENGVHSQHEPAANHLPSNPNPNLQEPVPISDDDDFVDVSDNLTPPSPPLDPIPNHSPQQSPLVPPGTSGCPVGDFLLRMGLKLKREWLNSCLHGLESSVRHLDVEAKAKLCFQQFLFSDMNYCGGGVLPPNVDSMHLVHLAGPFVLQVDEIVNISCPLKGRYQDAPSGVKRCLKLSMTDGLQRVFGMEYRPIKDLQVLASAGLKVVICNVHIWHGLLMLVPEALEVLGGMVDELEAARQLLVNEVNKPPRGKRSRTGVVPPLATRATLAAWPCNAVNIPGNTNTSVDVHGNTNSSSTVLSHNNDFVNVLGHTNPSVSVHGHANSSDVIRSTNSSILQGVTPFQADQGATIVAPGTSRRTTEEFAASMSSGNNMPNSSSSVVSDVEEMHIDASFNRENAVSNVISNHEDVHMVDEFEHPLILSGDREIPFTYLASLSAKWAAMKEKTSFVQGKVKCFLTGVKRFQYKRRTTYELRVYVDDGSLISEILIDHDVVQKGIGHSPEEVTGALSSSDAKRVGDMKETLRQFQIFLVNFEGTMRVEMNRTSPLPVALEMSRGCSASDAWLLMRRLKSSASGQIPHRPSSDPIDISP; this is encoded by the exons ATGCCCAGGAGACGACTTATGCTCAACTCCTATTCCGATGAAGACGAAGATCAAGAAAATCAACTACAAGAGCAAGACCATGAGAATGGAGTTCATTCGCAGCACGAGCCTGCTGCCAATCATCTgccttcaaaccctaaccctaacctcCAGGAACCAGTCCCTATCTCAGACGACGACGATTTCGTTGACGTCTCCGACAATCTCACTCCTCCCTCCCCTCCACTGGATCCGATCCCTAATCACTCGCCGCAACAATCGCCACTTGTGCCTCCGGGGACATCTGGTTGTCCGGTTGGGGATTTTCTCTTAAGGATGGGATTGAAGTTAAAGAGAGAGTGGTTGAATTCTTGTCTTCACGGACTTGAGAGCTCTGTTCGGCACCTTGATGTTGAGGCCAAGGCCAAGCTTTGCTTCCAGCAGTTTTTGTTTTCAGATATGAATTATTGCGGCGGTGGTGTGCTTCCCCCAAATGTGGATTCCATGCATCTAGTGCATCTCGCAGGGCCATTCGTGTTGCAG GTTGATGAGATTGTTAATATTAGTTGTCCCCTCAAAGGCAGGTATCAAGATGCTCCATCAGGGGTCAAGAGGTGCCTCAAATTATCCATGACAGATGGACTTCAACGTGTTTTTGGCATGGAATACAGGCCTATCAAGGATCTCCAAGTCTTAGCCTCTGCAGGATTGAAG GTTGTAATCTGTAATGTGCATATCTGGCATGGGCTTCTAATGCTGGTCCCTGAAGCTTTAGAAGTTCTTGGAGGGATGGTTGATGAGCTGGAAGCAGCACGCCAACTTCTTGTTAATGAAGTAAATAAGCCACCAAGGGGAAAAAG ATCAAGGACAGGAGTGGTGCCTCCTTTAGCAACTAGAGCAACTCTGGCTGCATGGCCTTGTAATGCTGTTAATATTCCTGGAAATACCAATACCTCTGTTGATGTCCATGGAAATACCAATAGCTCTTCTACTGTTCTCAGCCATAACAATGATTTTGTCAATGTCCTTGGACACACCAATCCTTCTGTTAGTGTTCATGGACATGCCAATAGTTCTGATGTTATTAGATCCACCAATAGTTCCATATTACAAGGTGTAACTCCCTTTCAGGCAGACCAAG GTGCTACTATTGTTGCCCCTGGAACTAGTCGAAGGACTACAGAAGAATTTGCTGCTTCAATGAGCTCAGGGAACAACATGCCTAATTCATCATCTAGTGTTGTTTCTGATGTTGAGGAGATGCATATTGATGCTTCCTTTAACAGGGAAAATGCTGTTTCCAATGTCATTTCGAATCATGAGGATGTCCATATGGTTGATGAGTTTGAACACCCCCTCATATTGTCTGGAGACCGAGAAATCCCATTTACATACTTGGCTAGTTTGTCTGCTAAGTGGGCTGCGATGAAGGAAAAAACATCTTTTGTCCAAGGAAAAGTTAAG TGCTTTTTGACTGGTGTAAAGAGGTTCCAGTATAAGCGGAGGACAACATATGAGCTTCGAGTTTATGTTGATGATGGCAGCCTCATTTCTGAGATCCTAATTGATCACGAT GTGGTACAGAAGGGAATAGGTCATTCTCCTGAGGAGGTCACTGGCGCTCTTTCTTCATCAGATGCAAAGAGAGTTGGTGATATGAAGGAAACACTGAGACAGTTCCAAATATTCTTAGTGAATTTTGAG GGAACAATGCGTGTAGAGATGAATCGAACCTCTCCTCTTCCAGTTGCCCTTGAGATGAGCCGAGGCTGTTCTGCTTCTGATGCCTGGTTGCTAATGAGAAGGCTGAAGTCTTCTGCTTCTGGTCAGATACCGCACCGACCCTCCTCAGATCCAATTGACATATCACCATGA
- the LOC110671849 gene encoding ACT domain-containing protein ACR6 isoform X2, whose protein sequence is MDDGDEYAKLIRRMNSPRVVIDNDASEHATVIKVDTVNRHGTLLEVVQVLTDLNLVITKAYISRDGVWFMDVFYVTGNDGNKAEDERVLNYIQKALEIDASVVNSIRSSIGEYTSIELSGTDRPGLLSDVSAVLTDLGCNVVNAEIWTHNARAAAVMHITEQSTGSAIEDPKRLSLIKELLSNVLRANGNFRSAIICISSPEETHTGRRLHQMMFAARDFEKLESVNENSTGPYVNVSDCADRDYTVVTVRCIDRPKLLFDTVFALTDMQYEVFHGTVITGRKEAYQEYYIRHVDGLPISSEAERQRVTECLEAAIERRSSEGLELEMCTDDRFGLLSDITRILRENGLSIRRAEISTKDGKAKDSFFVTDVSGDPVDPKIVLLIQQQIGKTVLHVRGKSNVLPESPKETPRSFLFGTLFRCRSFQNFGLIKSYS, encoded by the exons ATGGATGATGGTGATGAGTATGCAAAGCTCATCAGGAGAATGAACTCTCCTAG AGTTGTGATTGACAATGATGCTAGTGAGCACGCCACAGTTATAAAG GTGGATACTGTCAATAGGCATGGTACTCTCCTTGAAGTTGTTCAAGTCCTCACAGACCTAAACCTTGTGATAACAAAAGCTTACATATCCCGTGATGGAGTGTGGTTCATGGATG TGTTTTACGTGACTGGTAATGATGGGAACAAAGCTGAAGATGAAAGGGTTCTGAATTACATACAGAAG GCGCTTGAAATTGATGCATCCGTGGTTAATTCAATAAGGAGTTCTATTGGAGAGTATACCTCAATTGAACTATCTGGCACAGATAGGCCTGGTTTGCTGTCAGATGTATCTGCAGTACTGACTGATCTGGGATGTAACGTGGTAAATGCTGAGATTTGGACACACAATGCTAGAGCAGCAGCTGTAATGCACATTACAGAACAGTCAACTGGGAGTGCTATCGAAGACCCTAAGCGGCTCTCTCTGATAAAGGAACTGCTTTCTAATGTCCTAAGAGCAAACGGGAATTTTAGGAGCGCAATAATATGCATTTCGTCTCCCGAGGAAACGCACACAGGGAGAAGATTGCACCAGATGATGTTTGCAGCTAGGGACTTTGAAAAGCTTGAGAGTGTAAATGAAAACAGCACAGGACCCTATGTTAATGTGTCCGATTGCGCTGACAGAGATTACACAGTTGTTACAGTAAGGTGCATAGACCGGCCAAAGCTATTGTTTGACACTGTATTCGCTCTAACAGACATGCAGTATGAGGTGTTCCATGGAACAGTCATTACTGGTAGAAAGGAAGCTTATCAG GAGTATTATATCAGGCATGTGGATGGACTGCCCATAAGTTCAGAAGCTGAACGACAACGGGTTACAGAGTGTCTTGAGGCAGCAATTGAGAGGCGATCATCAGAG GGACTAGAACTAGAGATGTGCACAGATGACCGCTTTGGACTCCTTTCGGATATCACGAGGATACTTCGCGAAAACGGCTTGAGCATTAGAAGAGCCGAAATTTCGACGAAGGATGGAAAAGCAAAAGATAGTTTCTTTGTCACAGATGTGTCAGGGGACCCTGTTGACCCCAAAATTGTCCTTTTGATTCAGCAACAAATCGGAAAAACTGTTTTACATGTGAGAGGGAAATCAAATGTGCTACCGGAATCTCCCAAGGAGACGCCTAGAAGTTTCCTTTTTGGGACCCTTTTCAGATGTCGAAGTTTCCAAAATTTTGGACTCATTAAATCTTACTCATAG
- the LOC110671849 gene encoding ACT domain-containing protein ACR6 isoform X1 gives MDDGDEYAKLIRRMNSPRVVIDNDASEHATVIKVDTVNRHGTLLEVVQVLTDLNLVITKAYISRDGVWFMDVFYVTGNDGNKAEDERVLNYIQKALEIDASVVNSIRSSIGEYTSIELSGTDRPGLLSDVSAVLTDLGCNVVNAEIWTHNARAAAVMHITEQSTGSAIEDPKRLSLIKELLSNVLRANGNFRSAIICISSPEETHTGRRLHQMMFAARDFEKLESVNENSTGPYVNVSDCADRDYTVVTVRCIDRPKLLFDTVFALTDMQYEVFHGTVITGRKEAYQEYYIRHVDGLPISSEAERQRVTECLEAAIERRSSEVLLYCLACFIFLSCPPNNDHSHLLQGLELEMCTDDRFGLLSDITRILRENGLSIRRAEISTKDGKAKDSFFVTDVSGDPVDPKIVLLIQQQIGKTVLHVRGKSNVLPESPKETPRSFLFGTLFRCRSFQNFGLIKSYS, from the exons ATGGATGATGGTGATGAGTATGCAAAGCTCATCAGGAGAATGAACTCTCCTAG AGTTGTGATTGACAATGATGCTAGTGAGCACGCCACAGTTATAAAG GTGGATACTGTCAATAGGCATGGTACTCTCCTTGAAGTTGTTCAAGTCCTCACAGACCTAAACCTTGTGATAACAAAAGCTTACATATCCCGTGATGGAGTGTGGTTCATGGATG TGTTTTACGTGACTGGTAATGATGGGAACAAAGCTGAAGATGAAAGGGTTCTGAATTACATACAGAAG GCGCTTGAAATTGATGCATCCGTGGTTAATTCAATAAGGAGTTCTATTGGAGAGTATACCTCAATTGAACTATCTGGCACAGATAGGCCTGGTTTGCTGTCAGATGTATCTGCAGTACTGACTGATCTGGGATGTAACGTGGTAAATGCTGAGATTTGGACACACAATGCTAGAGCAGCAGCTGTAATGCACATTACAGAACAGTCAACTGGGAGTGCTATCGAAGACCCTAAGCGGCTCTCTCTGATAAAGGAACTGCTTTCTAATGTCCTAAGAGCAAACGGGAATTTTAGGAGCGCAATAATATGCATTTCGTCTCCCGAGGAAACGCACACAGGGAGAAGATTGCACCAGATGATGTTTGCAGCTAGGGACTTTGAAAAGCTTGAGAGTGTAAATGAAAACAGCACAGGACCCTATGTTAATGTGTCCGATTGCGCTGACAGAGATTACACAGTTGTTACAGTAAGGTGCATAGACCGGCCAAAGCTATTGTTTGACACTGTATTCGCTCTAACAGACATGCAGTATGAGGTGTTCCATGGAACAGTCATTACTGGTAGAAAGGAAGCTTATCAG GAGTATTATATCAGGCATGTGGATGGACTGCCCATAAGTTCAGAAGCTGAACGACAACGGGTTACAGAGTGTCTTGAGGCAGCAATTGAGAGGCGATCATCAGAGGTATTGCTTTACTGCTTGGCTTGCTTTATATTTTTGTCATGTCCTCCAAATAATGATCATTCCCATCTCCTGCAGGGACTAGAACTAGAGATGTGCACAGATGACCGCTTTGGACTCCTTTCGGATATCACGAGGATACTTCGCGAAAACGGCTTGAGCATTAGAAGAGCCGAAATTTCGACGAAGGATGGAAAAGCAAAAGATAGTTTCTTTGTCACAGATGTGTCAGGGGACCCTGTTGACCCCAAAATTGTCCTTTTGATTCAGCAACAAATCGGAAAAACTGTTTTACATGTGAGAGGGAAATCAAATGTGCTACCGGAATCTCCCAAGGAGACGCCTAGAAGTTTCCTTTTTGGGACCCTTTTCAGATGTCGAAGTTTCCAAAATTTTGGACTCATTAAATCTTACTCATAG
- the LOC110671849 gene encoding ACT domain-containing protein ACR4 isoform X3, which produces MDVFYVTGNDGNKAEDERVLNYIQKALEIDASVVNSIRSSIGEYTSIELSGTDRPGLLSDVSAVLTDLGCNVVNAEIWTHNARAAAVMHITEQSTGSAIEDPKRLSLIKELLSNVLRANGNFRSAIICISSPEETHTGRRLHQMMFAARDFEKLESVNENSTGPYVNVSDCADRDYTVVTVRCIDRPKLLFDTVFALTDMQYEVFHGTVITGRKEAYQEYYIRHVDGLPISSEAERQRVTECLEAAIERRSSEGLELEMCTDDRFGLLSDITRILRENGLSIRRAEISTKDGKAKDSFFVTDVSGDPVDPKIVLLIQQQIGKTVLHVRGKSNVLPESPKETPRSFLFGTLFRCRSFQNFGLIKSYS; this is translated from the exons ATGGATG TGTTTTACGTGACTGGTAATGATGGGAACAAAGCTGAAGATGAAAGGGTTCTGAATTACATACAGAAG GCGCTTGAAATTGATGCATCCGTGGTTAATTCAATAAGGAGTTCTATTGGAGAGTATACCTCAATTGAACTATCTGGCACAGATAGGCCTGGTTTGCTGTCAGATGTATCTGCAGTACTGACTGATCTGGGATGTAACGTGGTAAATGCTGAGATTTGGACACACAATGCTAGAGCAGCAGCTGTAATGCACATTACAGAACAGTCAACTGGGAGTGCTATCGAAGACCCTAAGCGGCTCTCTCTGATAAAGGAACTGCTTTCTAATGTCCTAAGAGCAAACGGGAATTTTAGGAGCGCAATAATATGCATTTCGTCTCCCGAGGAAACGCACACAGGGAGAAGATTGCACCAGATGATGTTTGCAGCTAGGGACTTTGAAAAGCTTGAGAGTGTAAATGAAAACAGCACAGGACCCTATGTTAATGTGTCCGATTGCGCTGACAGAGATTACACAGTTGTTACAGTAAGGTGCATAGACCGGCCAAAGCTATTGTTTGACACTGTATTCGCTCTAACAGACATGCAGTATGAGGTGTTCCATGGAACAGTCATTACTGGTAGAAAGGAAGCTTATCAG GAGTATTATATCAGGCATGTGGATGGACTGCCCATAAGTTCAGAAGCTGAACGACAACGGGTTACAGAGTGTCTTGAGGCAGCAATTGAGAGGCGATCATCAGAG GGACTAGAACTAGAGATGTGCACAGATGACCGCTTTGGACTCCTTTCGGATATCACGAGGATACTTCGCGAAAACGGCTTGAGCATTAGAAGAGCCGAAATTTCGACGAAGGATGGAAAAGCAAAAGATAGTTTCTTTGTCACAGATGTGTCAGGGGACCCTGTTGACCCCAAAATTGTCCTTTTGATTCAGCAACAAATCGGAAAAACTGTTTTACATGTGAGAGGGAAATCAAATGTGCTACCGGAATCTCCCAAGGAGACGCCTAGAAGTTTCCTTTTTGGGACCCTTTTCAGATGTCGAAGTTTCCAAAATTTTGGACTCATTAAATCTTACTCATAG